In bacterium, the sequence TTACTGCAATATTGCCACTTGCAACACCTTCTTTAAGCACGTTAAATTTATATGTCCCGGCACCTAAACTTAAATTTCCCCATATATCTGTTGCCGTATTTGTGAATTTATCCGATACCTGAATTGAATTTTTGGCTAACTGGGATATTGAAGTGTTATAATTCCCGGCCACTGCGGTACTCCCGGCAGATGCAGTAACAACATCAGTATCCGAAGAATTTGCTGATTTGCTATTAAAAGAATTAGCTCCTTCAGTAGTATTTTTTATAGCATATGCCTGACTTTTTAATACATTTAATTTAGAAAGCAAGCTTGATAAAACTGAATTTGTAGATTGAATTACTGATTTTTGCGCCTTCAGTAAAGTAAGAGGTTGCTCAAGCTGTGTTCTGTAAGTTTGAATCATACTATCCAGAGCACTTGAGACAGAACCAGTCGACGATGTGCTTGCCATTTTTTCCTTATTACCTCATTTTTTTTAATCTGTCAATTTTTTATTATGTAGGGACTTGATTTTCCAAGTCCATTATTTTTTTATAGTCCTTCGCTAAATTTTTGAAGATTAAAAGCCTTGATCCATGACTCTTTAAGTCCTTGTAATATATGCATTGGTTCACCGAAATGACCTTTTCTCGCTTCCGCCATAGCATATTGATAAAGTCTAAAAAGTCTTGCAGGTATTTCTCCGTGGTCAAAATTTAAAGAATCTATAAGTTCGGCAATTACTGCCAAAGTTTTTCCTTTATCTTTCGCTATACATGCTGATACTCCTATATCATATAATTTTGCTATCAACTCTTCTTTTGATAACCCCATAATTTCTTCTTTCAGAAAAGTGTCTGACGCATAACCTGGCATTGTTCTCATTTTTTCTCCTTTATCCCGCCTTGGACGGGATTATCCCAAATTTGTGCTGGGGGACAAATCCTTTGTCCTCTAACCAAAAAACAATGCTACAGGGGAAGAAGAAATCCTCTCCACCTGTAGCAATTGTTTTATTGTTTTTCATTGTCCTTTATTTACCAAGCAATCCGAGTACGAATGAAGGCGCTGTATTCGCCTGTGCAAGTCCGGCTATTGCAGATTGCTGCAATATTGTATACTTCGTTACAGCCAACTGTTCCTCAGCCATGTCAGCGTTCATTATTCTTGAATAAGTTGCCCAAACATCTGATTCATGCTGAGCAATTCTTCCTTCCTTCACTAATAGACGCTCTTCATAAGTTCCGATGATATTAACAGCGGACTTATCTACTTTTGCAACAGCGGTTATAAGTGACGCAAGTAATGAACTTGCTGCCGTAATAGTAGAAACG encodes:
- a CDS encoding flagellar protein FliS → MRTMPGYASDTFLKEEIMGLSKEELIAKLYDIGVSACIAKDKGKTLAVIAELIDSLNFDHGEIPARLFRLYQYAMAEARKGHFGEPMHILQGLKESWIKAFNLQKFSEGL